From the Colletotrichum lupini chromosome 10, complete sequence genome, one window contains:
- a CDS encoding DIE2/ALG10 family protein — protein sequence MPSPARVGTLYPAFRSKFGPKYNTIPNVGGWTIASVVKLGTRAAGFGAAAGVAALFYTSGIPRIQNDILVKIPIVGPKFLKEVPPASDNQPQSRLPSGQLTLKMKAVEAFVDGLNILSVVVLYSLLWVITPKMANPDPSGPKTNKIYDVLMRVSYIIIFILGWIWCSNVMAQVDKPYLDEIFHIPQAQKFCQGRWDEWDDKITTPPGLYILSKYYLQVMMRPDCSVLDLRGVNIIAILGVGILATHCRHLLETRRPDAKSPAPPAVLSFHSIHLGWNVALFPVLFFFSGLYYTDVVSTLSVLVAYYHHLHRVREERSSFLSDWITIVLGVLTLVMRQTNVFWVVVYMGGLEAVAAVKALRPDPVAKPSMTTLGEVVKFYGWRYSVGDVHDPPLNTTWPDDLFFSALSIGIAALANPLRVLKKVYPHITIMALFAGFVAWNGGVVLGDKSNHVATIHLAQMLYIWPLFAFFSFPLFLPSVIGVLRFVHGLYRTTFKTSTVKGADSDSSTHGRKHALSGPAQGSSSKKQKLQTQDSTEQLDSATTPSTSIILTTLQKVIGSKLYHLLLTPALLLLTLLVVRFNTIIHPFTLADNRHYMFYIFRYTIRRPGLFRYYLIIPYTLARWLCWDALAGCGQGGFLSDHNADCSGRYTALRPGPWQSNPFSTASPYREEKPSATEPLDDSEAVTATEGKEPKDRHNPYAIITLADQTSYTTEPTASSTAILLLLATTLSLMTAPLVEPRYFILPWVFWRILVPAWRLHDHAATHPVLSKAEKLPILGSLVRFGKNFDVRLVLETLWFVLVNLITMYIFLAKPYLWRAEDGRVLENGRMQRFMW from the exons ATGCCTTCCCCC GCCCGCGTCGGTACTCTGTACCCTGCCTTCCGCAGCAAGTTCGGCCCCAA GTACAACACAATCCCCAACGTTGGTGGCTGGACCATTGCCTCCGTCGTTAAGCT CGGAACCCGCGCTGCAGGTTTTGGCGCTGCCGCCGGTGTTGCCGCCCTTTTCTACACCTCCGGCATCCCGAGAATTCAGAACGACATCCTTGTT AAGATCCCCATTGTTGGCCCCAAGTTCCTCAAGGAGGTTCCCCCTGCGTCTGACAAC CAACCTCAATCTCGTCTGCCCTCTGGGCAGCTCACATTGAAGATGAAGGCCGTCGAAGCCTTCGTCGACGGACTCAACATCCTGTCCGTCGTCGTTCTCTACTCTCTACTATGGGTCATCACCCCCAAGATGGCCAATCCCGACCCCTCGGGGCCCAAGACAAACAAGATTTACGATGTGCTCATGCGCGTGTCGTACATCATCATCTTCATCCTCGGCTGGATCTGGTGCAGCAATGTCATGGCCCAAGTCGACAAGCCATACCTG GATGAGATCTTTCATATTCCTCAAGCCCAGAAGTTCTGTCAAGGAAGATGGGACGAGTGGGATGACAAGATTACCACTCCTCCCGGCTT GTACATTCTATCCAAATACTACCTCCAGGTGATGATGAGACCCGACTGCTCCGTCCTCGATCTCCGTGGCGTCAACATCATCGCCATTCTCGGCGTCGGCATCCTCGCGACTCACTGCCGCCACCTCCTCGAGACTCGCCGCCCCGACGCCAAGTCCCCAGCACCTCCAGCAGTGCTCTCCTTCCACTCGATTCACCTGGGCTGGAACGTTGCCCTCTTTCctgtcctcttcttcttctcaggTTTGTACTACACCGACGTCGTCTCGACACTGTCAGTCCTTGTTGCCTACTATCACCACCTCCACCGCGTCCGTGAGGAGCGCAGTTCTTTCTTGAGTGACTGGATCACTATCGTCCTCGGCGTCTTGACTCTTGTCATGAGACAGACCAATGTCTTTTGGGTTGTCGTGTATATGGGCGGCTTGGAGGCTGTCGCCGCTGTCAAGGCCCTCCGTCCTGATCCGGTGGCTAAGCCCAGCATGACGACACTCGGCGAGGTTGTGAAGTTCTACGGGTGGAGATACTCTGTTGGGGATGTCCATGATCCGCCTCTCAACACTACATGGCCAGATG ACTTATTCTTCTCCGCCCTGAGCATCGGCATCGCTGCTCTAGCCAATCCTCTTCGCGTACTGAAGAAGGTCTATCCACACATTACCATCATGGCCCTCTTCGCCGGCTTCGTTGCCTGGAACGGCGGCGTGGTGCTCG GCGACAAATCCAACCATGTCGCGACAATCCACCTCGCCCAAATGCTCTACATCTGGCCTCTCTTCGCATTCTTTTCTTTCCCACTCTTCCTACCTTCCGTCATTGGGGTCCTCCGTTTCGTTCACGGTCTCTACCGTACCACCTTCAAGACGAGCACAGTCAAGGGCGCAGACTCCGATAGCAGCACACACGGCCGCAAGCACGCTCTCAGCGGACCTGCTCAAGGTAGCTCTTCAAAGAAACAAAAACTCCAAACTCAAGACTCTACCGAGCAACTCGATTCAGCAACCACCCCCTCAACCTCCATCATCCTCACCACCCTCCAGAAAGTCATCGGTTCCAAACTCTACCACCTCCTCCTAACGCccgccctcctccttctGACCCTGCTCGTCGTCAGATTCAACACCATCATTCACCCCTTCACCCTCGCAGATAACAGACACTACATGTTCTACATCTTCCGCTACACCATCCGCCGCCCGGGCCTGTTCCGCTACTACCTCATCATCCCCTACACCCTCGCCCGCTGGTTATGCTGGGACGCACTCGCCGGCTGCGGCCAAGGCGGTTTCCTCTCAGACCACAACGCTGATTGCTCGGGGCGGTACACCGCGCTCCGTCCCGGACCATGGCAGAGTAACCCCTTTAGCACCGCAAGCCCCTACCGCGAAGAAAAGCCCTCTGCAACAGAGCCTCTGGACGACTCCGAGGCCGTCACTGCCACAGAAGGAAAAGAACCCAAGGACCGCCACAACCCCTACGCCATCATCACCCTCGCAGACCAGACATCCTACACCACAGAGCCCACCGCCTCATCGACCGcaatcctcctcctcctcgcgaCGACCCTCTCGCTAATGACGGCGCCCCTCGTCGAGCCGCGCTACTTCATCCTCCCCTGGGTCTTCTGGCGCATTCTCGTCCCGGCGTGGAGACTCCACGACCACGCTGCCACACATCCGGTCCTCTCAAAGGCCGAGAAGTTGCCCATCCTGGGCTCGTTGGTCAGGTTCGGAAAGAATTTTGATGTGCGACTTGTGCTAGAGACTCTCTGGTTCGTGCTTGTCAACTTGATCACGATGTACATATTCCTCGCCAAGCCATACCTATGGAGGGCAGAGGATGGCAGGGTATTGGAAAATGGTCGGATGCAGCGGTTCATGTGGTAG
- a CDS encoding endomembrane protein 70, producing MQLRDMAPSSALVASLLAIPQLASAFYLPGVAPTSYKKGDVVPLYVNSIKPVAAPSDSRLHSIVSYDYYHPGFKFCEPEPRPEYVSESLGSILFGDRIMTSPFELRMKNDEKCKPLCIQKYPPAAVGFVKRRIEQGYSLNWLVDGLPAGQQIYDDFTNTTFYNPGFLMGGEDENGNVIFNNHYDINVEYHAVNGDQSQLRVVGVVVEPSSRAYPGLLDCNNQMEPIIFEEDGTEKEVKFSYSVFWIESKTAWATRWDKYLHVFDPKIHWFWLVDTAIIVIILILTVMSILVRALKKDIARYNRLDQINLDDLSGTSALEDGVQEDSGWKLVHGDVFRNPSNPLLLSVLLGNGVQLFVMTGFTICFALLGFLSPSNRGSLGTIILLLYTILGFVGGYISARTYKSLQGEKWKMNVALTPILVPSIVFGAFFFLDLFLWAKQSSGAVPFTTMLVIIAIWFILSVPLSFAGSWMGFRASPIEAPVKTNQIPRQIPPATSYLRPIPSMLIVGLLPFGAIFVELYFIMSSVWFSRIYYMFGFLFLSYGLMIVTTAAVTILMVYFLLCAENYNWQWRSFLAAGMSGGYIFLNCLLYLFTKLNLSNLAGTVLYVGYSALISFLFFILTGSIGYFASWWFVRKIYASIKID from the exons ATGCAACTACGAGACATGGCGCCTTCGTCGGCGCTCGTGGCCTCTTTGCTGGCTATCCCACAGCTCGCTTCCGCCTTCTACTTGCCAGGTGTTGCGCCTACCTCTTACAAGAAGGGCGACGTTGTTCCTCTCTACGTGAACAGCATCAAGCCGGTCGCCGCTCCCTCCGATTCTCGACTGCACTCAATTGTTTCCTACGACTACTACCATCCTGGCTTCAAGTTCTGCGAGCCCGAACCCCGTCCTGAGTATGTATCGGAGAGCCTGGGCAGTATTCTCTTCGGAGATCGCATCATGACCTCGCCATTCGAGCTGCGCATGAAGAACGACGAGAAGTGCAAGCCGCTTTGCATCCAGAAATACCCCCCGGCGGCCGTCGGTTTTGTCAAGCGCCGCATCGAGCAGGGCTACAGCTTGAACTGGCTTGTGGACGGCCTGCCCGCCGGACAGCAGATCTACGATGACTTTACGAACACAACTTTCTACAACCCTGGGTTCTTGATGGGCGGCGAGGACGAGAACGGCAACGTCATCTTCAACAATCACTACGACATCAACGTTGAATACCACGCCGTCAACGGCGATCAGTCGCAGTTGCGCGTCGTCGGTGTCGTTGTCGAGCCAAGCTCGCGTGCCTACCCGGGTCTGCTCGACTGCAATAACCAGATGGAGCCCATCATCTTCGAGGAAGACGGCACTGAGAAGGAGGTCAAGTTCTCGTACTCGGTGTTCTGGATCGAGTCCAAGACAGCTTGGGCTACCCGTTGGGACAAGTACCTGCACGTATTCGATCCCAAGATCCACTGGTTCTGGCTCGTTGACACCGCAATTATCGTCATCATTCTGATCCTTACCGTAATGTCTATTCTCGTCAGAGCTCTGAAGAAGGATATCGCGAGGTACAACCGCCTTGACCAGATCAACTTGGATGACCTCTCTGGTACTTCGGCGCTAGAAGATGGCGTACAGGAGGATTCGGGATGGAAGTTAGTCCACGGAGACGTCTTCCGCAACCCTTCGAACCCTCTTCTGCTCTCGGTCCTGCTCGGAAACGGTGTTCAGCTTTTTGTCATGACGGGCTTCACCATCTGCTTCGCCCTTCTCGGCTTCTTGTCGCCCTCTAACCGTGGATCCCTCGGAACAATCATCCTGCTTCTTTACACCATCTTGGGCTTTGTGGGCGGTTACATCTCGGCGAGAACTTACAAATCGCTGCAGGGCGAGAAGTGGAAGATGAACGTTGCGCTGACTCCGATTCTGGTGCCAAGCATCGTATTTGgtgccttcttcttcctcgatCTCTTCCTCTGGGCGAAGCAGTCTTCCGGCGCCGTGCCCTTCACTACCATGCTGGTCATCATTGCCATCTGGTTCATCCTGTCGGTGCCTCTGTCGTTCGCCGGATCCTGGATGGGTTTCCGCGCATCTCCCATTGAGGCGCCTGTCAAGACCAACCAAATTCCTCGCCAGATTCCTCCTGCCACCTCCTATCTCAGACCGATTCCCAGCATGCTCATTGTCGGTCTCCTGCCCTTTGGTGCCATCTTTGTCGAACTCTACTTCATCATGAGCTCCGTCTGGTTCAGCCGTATCTATTACATGTTCGGCTTCCTGTTCCTCTCGTACGGTCTCATGATCGTTACAACTGCTGCCGTCACCATTCTCATGGTGTACTTCTTGCTCTGCGCCGAGAACTACAACTGGCAGTGGCGATCATTCCTTGCTGCGGGTATGAGTGGTGGCTACATCTTCCTCAACTGCCTTTTGTACCTGTTCACCAAGCTGAACTTGAGCAACCTGGCGGGTACCGTCCTCTACGTCGGCTACAGTGCTCTGATCTCCTTCTTGTTCTTCATTCTTACTG GGTCCATTGGCTACTTCGCAAGTTGGTGGTTCGTCAGGAAGATTTACGCCTCCATCAAGATTGATTAA